A single bacterium DNA region contains:
- the cysS gene encoding cysteine--tRNA ligase, with the protein MAIQFYNTLTRRLETFEPLEAGKVGIYTCGPTVYERAHVGNFRTFTFEDLLRRFLRWKGFDVVQVMNLTDVDDKTIRGSREAGVSLAEYTEPYIIAFFEDVDALRIQRAEHYPRATEHVADMIELVQRLEAAGHTYVSEGAVYYRISTFPSYGKLSGMDIASLQPGARVDVDEYAKEEARDFALWKPVDEGDAGWDSPWGRGRPGWHVECSAMSMKYLGETFDIHTGGVDNIFPHHENEIAQSEGATGKPFARYWLHAEHLIIDGRSMSKSLGNFFTLPDLLAKGYDPLAIRYLLLATHYRRQMNLTLEVLDAAAAAVTRLTDFYHRVSEYEGAGGKDLAEEVGEAEGAFASSLEQDLGIAEALAAVFDLVTAANRAMDRGELSATGRAKLLAALDSFDRVLDVFHATPVALDEEIEKLIAEREEARRAKDYARADALREKLSALGITLEDTPEGVRWKRRFGKAAGGKNPKPAKR; encoded by the coding sequence ATGGCGATACAATTCTACAACACGCTGACGCGACGGCTCGAAACTTTCGAGCCGCTGGAGGCCGGGAAGGTCGGCATTTATACCTGCGGCCCCACGGTCTACGAACGCGCCCACGTCGGGAACTTCCGGACCTTCACGTTCGAGGACCTGCTGCGGCGGTTTCTACGCTGGAAGGGCTTCGACGTCGTCCAGGTTATGAACCTAACGGACGTCGACGACAAAACCATTCGCGGCTCCCGCGAGGCCGGCGTCAGCCTGGCCGAATACACCGAGCCGTATATCATAGCGTTCTTCGAGGACGTCGACGCCCTCCGCATCCAACGGGCCGAGCACTACCCCCGGGCGACGGAGCACGTCGCGGATATGATCGAGCTCGTCCAAAGGCTCGAGGCCGCCGGCCACACGTACGTCTCGGAGGGCGCCGTCTACTACCGGATATCCACGTTCCCCTCCTACGGCAAGCTCTCCGGGATGGACATAGCGTCGCTTCAACCCGGGGCGCGCGTCGACGTCGACGAGTACGCCAAAGAGGAGGCGCGCGACTTCGCGCTGTGGAAACCGGTCGACGAGGGGGACGCCGGCTGGGACTCGCCCTGGGGCCGGGGCCGCCCCGGGTGGCACGTCGAGTGCTCGGCCATGTCCATGAAATACCTGGGCGAGACGTTCGACATCCACACCGGCGGCGTGGACAATATCTTTCCGCACCACGAGAACGAAATAGCGCAGAGCGAGGGCGCCACCGGCAAGCCGTTCGCGCGTTACTGGCTCCACGCCGAACACCTCATCATCGACGGCCGGTCCATGTCGAAGTCGCTGGGCAACTTCTTCACGCTCCCGGACCTGCTCGCCAAAGGGTACGACCCGTTGGCCATCCGCTACCTGCTGCTCGCCACCCATTACCGCAGGCAAATGAACCTGACGCTCGAGGTCCTCGACGCCGCGGCCGCGGCCGTCACCCGCCTTACCGACTTCTACCACCGGGTATCGGAATACGAAGGCGCCGGCGGGAAGGACCTGGCGGAGGAAGTGGGCGAGGCCGAGGGCGCGTTCGCATCCTCGCTCGAGCAAGACCTGGGCATCGCGGAAGCGCTGGCCGCGGTCTTCGACCTGGTCACGGCGGCCAACCGGGCCATGGACCGCGGCGAGCTCTCGGCCACCGGCCGCGCGAAACTCCTCGCCGCGTTGGATTCCTTCGACCGGGTCCTGGACGTTTTCCACGCCACGCCGGTAGCGCTCGACGAAGAAATCGAAAAGTTAATAGCCGAGCGCGAAGAAGCCCGACGCGCGAAAGATTACGCCCGGGCGGACGCGTTGCGAGAAAAACTCTCCGCGCTGGGTATAACGTTGGAAGATACGCCGGAGGGCGTACGGTGGAAGAGGCGGTTCGGCAAGGCCGCCGGGGGGAAAAACCCGAAGCCGGCTAAGCGTTGA